Proteins co-encoded in one Rhopalosiphum maidis isolate BTI-1 chromosome 2, ASM367621v3, whole genome shotgun sequence genomic window:
- the LOC113555237 gene encoding uncharacterized protein LOC113555237 isoform X2, with the protein MFQCSVCDKTFTRISSLNRHTESHDVSNEISCSTRSEIFTRKDNFIRHCKNKQHSNTVIQQKTKQKAKKSYDYKVPSTSNRNGLKRHHVNNLNEAVNAKKSHMDIVNTTHGFSKTGTSLSKKINWYYMLNTDELTNYSSFLETLKRDLIQLLKSLSTKHPIKYNLKLETTYNRPHVDNSAENRTFKTSAKKIFMDTDIEAKIDINFADLLSEEDVYTSKGSGFTLQSIDGLGLGVYKYTPMGGSSYIPLPNDIKNKKAVINPQNSDQNCFKWSILAKHVLGNNKNLVAENYTSHEEKYNFTDLTFPTPIEKIKIFEKNNQNVSVNVYSLKKQKKSEKHIIYPLKVADEEKKDHFDLLLITNGDKSHYTYISNFSRLVRAQKTSHTESVIFCKRCFKSYDNQLRKNTPSGQAALDQHKLICGPHKPILPQMPAPGTMLEFNSWNKTQRHPIVIYADFEALLVKCHESKSKKILAFQKHEPMSYGFVVKATENVPAELLKNFNIPQEPIIFRGNESHRDVAKRFVNEVTEVAKKVENLLKTNEPIIMTEEDQTTHKMTNTCNLCKCNFSNKNNKVADHCHLSGKFRQTLCNTCNLKLQTPSFIPCFIHNLSNYDAHFIVTELGYDSKTISVIPNSEEKLISFSKYVNKYFSIRFIDSCRFMASSLSTLASNLITSGFEKFRETAKNFLTEDMQLVTRKGVYPYDYTDSWNKLKETNLPKKSDFYSELTELDIDDYEYEHAKTVWNHFKCKNLGEYSDLYLKIDVLLLADVFENFRDMCISTYNLDPVYYYTAPGFSFDCMLKCTKIKLELLSDFDMHLFFENSIRGGLTQASMRYAKANHENTPDYDTKNPKSWIVYQDCNNLYGWAMSQYMPYGYFEWVDPKLDGLDVLTPTSDIGRVYEVDISYPQHLHNKHNDLPFLPENKIPPGSRVKKLVATLHSKKNYIIHYRNLQQAIANGLIVEKVHRVLEFRQSDWLATYIHLNTEMRKKAVNEFEKDFFKLLNNAVFGKTMESMRKRIKMELVSCPNRLQKLLNEQTFKHCTTYSENLAAVSLENKIIEFCKPIYIGFAVLDISKTLMYDYHYNVMQKHYGEKIELLYTDTDSLVYYIQTDNFYNDLANNSNLLDRMDTANLPQDHLCYIAERKKIPGLFSDETDGRIIREFIALRAKSYAYILEDEEKIKAKGVQKHVVKNHMTFENHKKCLFSDDDKDKSNLYRENISIRSSNHQIQTTKSNKLCFNQHDDKRIVQSDNIHTYAHGHFKINC; encoded by the exons ATGTTTCAGTGTAGTGTATGCGATAAGACCTTTACTAGAATCTCTAGTCTAAACAGACATACCGAATCACACGATGTATCCAATGAGATTTCTTGCAGTACACGCTCAGAGATATTCACGCGAAAAGATAACTTCATCAGACattgcaaaaataaacaac ATTCAAATACTGTAATCCAACAAAAAACCAAGCAAAAAGCTAAAAAAAGTTACGATTATAAag TTCCATCCACTTCAAATCGCAATGGTCTTAAACGTCATcatgtaaacaatttaaacgaaGCAGTAAATGCTAAAAAATCACACATGGACATCGTCAATACCACCCATGGTTTTAGTAAAACAGGCACATCGCTCTCAAAGAAAATCAATTGGTATTACATGCTAAATACAGATGAATTGACCAACTACAGCAGTTTTCTAGAAACATTAAAAAGAGACTTAATACAATTACTCAAATCGTTATCAACTAAACacccaattaaatataatctaaaattggAAACTACATACAATAGACCACATGTCGACAATTCAGCAGAGAATAGGACATTTAAGACCTCTGCCAAGAAAATATTCATGGATACAGATATAGAAGCCAAGATTGATATAAATTTTGCTGATCTTTTGTCTGAAGAAGACGTCTATACTTCGAAAGGAAGTGGATTTACTTTACAATCTATAGATGGTTTGGGGTTGggcgtatataaatatacacctaTGGGTGGCTCGTCGTATATTCCATTACCAaatgacattaaaaataaaaaagccgTAATCAATCCACAAAATTCAGACCAAAATTGTTTCAAGTGGTCGATTCTAGCAAAACATGTGTTAGGCAATAACAAGAATCTTGTAGCCGAAAATTATACATCACACgaagaaaaatacaattttactgaTTTAACGTTCCCAACAcctatcgaaaaaataaaaatatttgaaaaaaataaccagaACGTATCTGTCAACgtatacagtttaaaaaaacaaaaaaagagtgaaaaacatattatttatccacTTAAAGTTGCggatgaagaaaaaaaagatcatTTTGATCTCTTACTAATTACCAACGGGGATAAAAGCCACTACACATATATATCAAATTTCTCACGACTTGTCCGTGCACAAAAAACATCACACACTGAAAGCGTTATATTTTGCAAACGGTGTTTCAAATCATATGACAATCAGCTCCGGAAAAATACGCCAAGCGGACAAGCAGCACTAGATCAGCACAAACTGATATGTGGACCACACAAGCCTATCTTACCTCAGATGCCTGCGCCCGGTACAATGTTAGAATTCAATAGTTGGAATAAAACTCAACGACACCCGATAGTTATATATGCCGATTTTGAGGCACTTCTTGTAAAATGTCATGAAAgcaaaagcaaaaaaatattagcttttcaaaaacatgaaccGATGAGCTACGGGTTTGTCGTAAAGGCTACAGAAAACGTTCCCGCGGAACTGCTAAAAAACTTCAATATACCACAAGAACCCATTATTTTCCGTGGTAATGAGTCTCATCGAGACGTAGCCAAAAGATTCGTGAATGAAGTGACAGAAGTCgcaaaaaaagttgaaaatttgcTTAAAACAAACGAACCCATCATAATGACCGAAGAAGATCAAACAACACATAAAATGACAAATACATgcaatttatgtaaatgtaatttttccaacaaaaacaataaagtgGCAGATCATTGTCACTTATCGGGAAAATTCAGGCAAACATTGTGTAATACCTGCAACCTCAAGCTTCAAACACCGAGTTTCATACCATGctttatacacaatttatcaaattatgacGCACATTTTATCGTAACCGAATTAGGTTACGATTCCAAAACTATTTCGGTTATTCCAAATAgcgaagaaaaattaatttcattttcaaaatacgtgaataaatacttttcaatACGATTCATAGACTCATGCCGTTTTATGGCCTCCAGTTTATCAACACTcgcatcaaatttaataacatctgGGTTTGAGAAGTTCAGAGAGACagcaaaaaactttttaaccgAAGATATGCAGCTCGTTACTCGTAAAGGTGTATACCCTTACGACTATACTGATAGTTGGAACAAACTTAAAGAAACgaatttaccaaaaaaaagcGATTTTTATAGTGAACTAACAGAATTAGATATAGACGATTATGAATACGAGCACGCCAAGACTGTATGGaatcattttaaatgcaaaaatCTCGGAGAATATAGCGACCTTTATCTCAAAAtcgatgttttattattggcCGATGTATTTGAAAACTTCAGAGACATGTGCATTTCAACATACAATTTAGACCCTGTTTACTATTATACCGCTCCAGGATTCAGTTTCGACTGCATGTTAAAATGTACTAAGATCAAACTAGAACTACTCTCTGACTTTGACATGcacttattttttgaaaactcaATCCGCGGTGGCCTCACACAAGCTAGCATGAGGTACGCTAAAGCTAATCATGAAAATACCCCAGATTATGACACGAAAAATCCTAAATCGTGGATAGTTTATCAAGACTGCAACAACTTGTATGGGTGGGCAATGTCACAGTATATGCCCTATGGTTATTTTGAGTGGGTTGATCCTAAATTAGACGGACTAGATGTTTTAACACCTACCTCAGATATAGGTAGAGTGTATGAGGTAGACATATCATACCCACAACATTTACATAACAAACACAACGATCTACCATTTTTACCCGAGAATAAAATTCCTCCTGGCTCAAGAGTAAAAAAACTTGTAGCGACACTTcattccaaaaaaaattatatcatccaTTACCGCAACTTACAGCAAGCTATAGCAAATGGATTAATCGTAGAAAAAGTACATAGAGTTTTAGAGTTCAGACAATCGGATTGGCTTGcgacatatatacatttaaacaccGAAATGAGGAAAAAAGCTGTAAATGAGTTTGAAAAGGATTTcttcaaacttttaaataatgcaGTTTTTGGGAAAACCATGGAGTCTATGAGAAAACGTATTAAGATGGAACTAGTTTCATGTCCAAATAGATTGCAAAAACTTCTGAATgaacaaacatttaaacattgcACAACATACAGTGAAAATCTAGCTGCTGTTTcgctagaaaataaaataatcgagtTCTGCAAACcgatatatatag gtttcGCAGTACTAGACATAAGTAAAACCCTGATGTACGACTATCACTATAACGTAATGCAGAAACATTATGGCGAAAAAATCGAGCTCTTGTACACAGATacag attctttagtatattatatccagACTGACAACTTTTACAATGACCTGgcaaataattctaatttacTCGATCGAATGGACACGGCAAATCTACCCCAGGATCACCTGTGTTACATTGCTGAGAGAAAGAAAATTCCTGGACTATTTTCTGATGAAACCGATGGACGTATTATAAGAGAGTTTATAGCACTCAGAGCAAAATCATATGCTTACATTTTAGAAGACGAGGAGAAAATTAAGGCAAAAGGCGTCCAAAAGCATGTAGTTAAAAATCATATGACTTTCGAAAATCATAAGAAATGTCTTTTTTCTGATGATGATAAAGACAAGTCTAACCTGTATAGGGAAAATATCTCTATCAGATCATCCAACCATCAGATTCAAACGACTAAATCCAACAAATTATGCTTCAACCAACATGATGATAAGCGGATAGTACAATCcgataatatacatacctacgcCCACGGACATTTTAAGATCaactgttaa
- the LOC113555237 gene encoding uncharacterized protein LOC113555237 isoform X1 → MFQCSVCDKTFTRISSLNRHTESHDVSNEISCSTRSEIFTRKDNFIRHCKNKQHSNTVIQQKTKQKAKKSYDYKEIVHNKLFETKTLSTNDVDHDSDTDGNITETETNEIVHNKLFETKTLSTNDVDHDSDTDENITETETNVPSTSNRNGLKRHHVNNLNEAVNAKKSHMDIVNTTHGFSKTGTSLSKKINWYYMLNTDELTNYSSFLETLKRDLIQLLKSLSTKHPIKYNLKLETTYNRPHVDNSAENRTFKTSAKKIFMDTDIEAKIDINFADLLSEEDVYTSKGSGFTLQSIDGLGLGVYKYTPMGGSSYIPLPNDIKNKKAVINPQNSDQNCFKWSILAKHVLGNNKNLVAENYTSHEEKYNFTDLTFPTPIEKIKIFEKNNQNVSVNVYSLKKQKKSEKHIIYPLKVADEEKKDHFDLLLITNGDKSHYTYISNFSRLVRAQKTSHTESVIFCKRCFKSYDNQLRKNTPSGQAALDQHKLICGPHKPILPQMPAPGTMLEFNSWNKTQRHPIVIYADFEALLVKCHESKSKKILAFQKHEPMSYGFVVKATENVPAELLKNFNIPQEPIIFRGNESHRDVAKRFVNEVTEVAKKVENLLKTNEPIIMTEEDQTTHKMTNTCNLCKCNFSNKNNKVADHCHLSGKFRQTLCNTCNLKLQTPSFIPCFIHNLSNYDAHFIVTELGYDSKTISVIPNSEEKLISFSKYVNKYFSIRFIDSCRFMASSLSTLASNLITSGFEKFRETAKNFLTEDMQLVTRKGVYPYDYTDSWNKLKETNLPKKSDFYSELTELDIDDYEYEHAKTVWNHFKCKNLGEYSDLYLKIDVLLLADVFENFRDMCISTYNLDPVYYYTAPGFSFDCMLKCTKIKLELLSDFDMHLFFENSIRGGLTQASMRYAKANHENTPDYDTKNPKSWIVYQDCNNLYGWAMSQYMPYGYFEWVDPKLDGLDVLTPTSDIGRVYEVDISYPQHLHNKHNDLPFLPENKIPPGSRVKKLVATLHSKKNYIIHYRNLQQAIANGLIVEKVHRVLEFRQSDWLATYIHLNTEMRKKAVNEFEKDFFKLLNNAVFGKTMESMRKRIKMELVSCPNRLQKLLNEQTFKHCTTYSENLAAVSLENKIIEFCKPIYIGFAVLDISKTLMYDYHYNVMQKHYGEKIELLYTDTDSLVYYIQTDNFYNDLANNSNLLDRMDTANLPQDHLCYIAERKKIPGLFSDETDGRIIREFIALRAKSYAYILEDEEKIKAKGVQKHVVKNHMTFENHKKCLFSDDDKDKSNLYRENISIRSSNHQIQTTKSNKLCFNQHDDKRIVQSDNIHTYAHGHFKINC, encoded by the exons ATGTTTCAGTGTAGTGTATGCGATAAGACCTTTACTAGAATCTCTAGTCTAAACAGACATACCGAATCACACGATGTATCCAATGAGATTTCTTGCAGTACACGCTCAGAGATATTCACGCGAAAAGATAACTTCATCAGACattgcaaaaataaacaac ATTCAAATACTGTAATCCAACAAAAAACCAAGCAAAAAGCTAAAAAAAGTTACGATTATAAag agattgtacataataaattatttgaaacaaaaacgTTATCAACTAATGATGTGGACCACGATTCAGATACGGATGGGAATATTACAGAAACAGAAACCAACG agattgtacataataaattatttgaaacaaaaacgTTATCAACTAATGATGTGGACCACGATTCAGATACGGATGAGAATATTACAGAAACAGAAACCAACG TTCCATCCACTTCAAATCGCAATGGTCTTAAACGTCATcatgtaaacaatttaaacgaaGCAGTAAATGCTAAAAAATCACACATGGACATCGTCAATACCACCCATGGTTTTAGTAAAACAGGCACATCGCTCTCAAAGAAAATCAATTGGTATTACATGCTAAATACAGATGAATTGACCAACTACAGCAGTTTTCTAGAAACATTAAAAAGAGACTTAATACAATTACTCAAATCGTTATCAACTAAACacccaattaaatataatctaaaattggAAACTACATACAATAGACCACATGTCGACAATTCAGCAGAGAATAGGACATTTAAGACCTCTGCCAAGAAAATATTCATGGATACAGATATAGAAGCCAAGATTGATATAAATTTTGCTGATCTTTTGTCTGAAGAAGACGTCTATACTTCGAAAGGAAGTGGATTTACTTTACAATCTATAGATGGTTTGGGGTTGggcgtatataaatatacacctaTGGGTGGCTCGTCGTATATTCCATTACCAaatgacattaaaaataaaaaagccgTAATCAATCCACAAAATTCAGACCAAAATTGTTTCAAGTGGTCGATTCTAGCAAAACATGTGTTAGGCAATAACAAGAATCTTGTAGCCGAAAATTATACATCACACgaagaaaaatacaattttactgaTTTAACGTTCCCAACAcctatcgaaaaaataaaaatatttgaaaaaaataaccagaACGTATCTGTCAACgtatacagtttaaaaaaacaaaaaaagagtgaaaaacatattatttatccacTTAAAGTTGCggatgaagaaaaaaaagatcatTTTGATCTCTTACTAATTACCAACGGGGATAAAAGCCACTACACATATATATCAAATTTCTCACGACTTGTCCGTGCACAAAAAACATCACACACTGAAAGCGTTATATTTTGCAAACGGTGTTTCAAATCATATGACAATCAGCTCCGGAAAAATACGCCAAGCGGACAAGCAGCACTAGATCAGCACAAACTGATATGTGGACCACACAAGCCTATCTTACCTCAGATGCCTGCGCCCGGTACAATGTTAGAATTCAATAGTTGGAATAAAACTCAACGACACCCGATAGTTATATATGCCGATTTTGAGGCACTTCTTGTAAAATGTCATGAAAgcaaaagcaaaaaaatattagcttttcaaaaacatgaaccGATGAGCTACGGGTTTGTCGTAAAGGCTACAGAAAACGTTCCCGCGGAACTGCTAAAAAACTTCAATATACCACAAGAACCCATTATTTTCCGTGGTAATGAGTCTCATCGAGACGTAGCCAAAAGATTCGTGAATGAAGTGACAGAAGTCgcaaaaaaagttgaaaatttgcTTAAAACAAACGAACCCATCATAATGACCGAAGAAGATCAAACAACACATAAAATGACAAATACATgcaatttatgtaaatgtaatttttccaacaaaaacaataaagtgGCAGATCATTGTCACTTATCGGGAAAATTCAGGCAAACATTGTGTAATACCTGCAACCTCAAGCTTCAAACACCGAGTTTCATACCATGctttatacacaatttatcaaattatgacGCACATTTTATCGTAACCGAATTAGGTTACGATTCCAAAACTATTTCGGTTATTCCAAATAgcgaagaaaaattaatttcattttcaaaatacgtgaataaatacttttcaatACGATTCATAGACTCATGCCGTTTTATGGCCTCCAGTTTATCAACACTcgcatcaaatttaataacatctgGGTTTGAGAAGTTCAGAGAGACagcaaaaaactttttaaccgAAGATATGCAGCTCGTTACTCGTAAAGGTGTATACCCTTACGACTATACTGATAGTTGGAACAAACTTAAAGAAACgaatttaccaaaaaaaagcGATTTTTATAGTGAACTAACAGAATTAGATATAGACGATTATGAATACGAGCACGCCAAGACTGTATGGaatcattttaaatgcaaaaatCTCGGAGAATATAGCGACCTTTATCTCAAAAtcgatgttttattattggcCGATGTATTTGAAAACTTCAGAGACATGTGCATTTCAACATACAATTTAGACCCTGTTTACTATTATACCGCTCCAGGATTCAGTTTCGACTGCATGTTAAAATGTACTAAGATCAAACTAGAACTACTCTCTGACTTTGACATGcacttattttttgaaaactcaATCCGCGGTGGCCTCACACAAGCTAGCATGAGGTACGCTAAAGCTAATCATGAAAATACCCCAGATTATGACACGAAAAATCCTAAATCGTGGATAGTTTATCAAGACTGCAACAACTTGTATGGGTGGGCAATGTCACAGTATATGCCCTATGGTTATTTTGAGTGGGTTGATCCTAAATTAGACGGACTAGATGTTTTAACACCTACCTCAGATATAGGTAGAGTGTATGAGGTAGACATATCATACCCACAACATTTACATAACAAACACAACGATCTACCATTTTTACCCGAGAATAAAATTCCTCCTGGCTCAAGAGTAAAAAAACTTGTAGCGACACTTcattccaaaaaaaattatatcatccaTTACCGCAACTTACAGCAAGCTATAGCAAATGGATTAATCGTAGAAAAAGTACATAGAGTTTTAGAGTTCAGACAATCGGATTGGCTTGcgacatatatacatttaaacaccGAAATGAGGAAAAAAGCTGTAAATGAGTTTGAAAAGGATTTcttcaaacttttaaataatgcaGTTTTTGGGAAAACCATGGAGTCTATGAGAAAACGTATTAAGATGGAACTAGTTTCATGTCCAAATAGATTGCAAAAACTTCTGAATgaacaaacatttaaacattgcACAACATACAGTGAAAATCTAGCTGCTGTTTcgctagaaaataaaataatcgagtTCTGCAAACcgatatatatag gtttcGCAGTACTAGACATAAGTAAAACCCTGATGTACGACTATCACTATAACGTAATGCAGAAACATTATGGCGAAAAAATCGAGCTCTTGTACACAGATacag attctttagtatattatatccagACTGACAACTTTTACAATGACCTGgcaaataattctaatttacTCGATCGAATGGACACGGCAAATCTACCCCAGGATCACCTGTGTTACATTGCTGAGAGAAAGAAAATTCCTGGACTATTTTCTGATGAAACCGATGGACGTATTATAAGAGAGTTTATAGCACTCAGAGCAAAATCATATGCTTACATTTTAGAAGACGAGGAGAAAATTAAGGCAAAAGGCGTCCAAAAGCATGTAGTTAAAAATCATATGACTTTCGAAAATCATAAGAAATGTCTTTTTTCTGATGATGATAAAGACAAGTCTAACCTGTATAGGGAAAATATCTCTATCAGATCATCCAACCATCAGATTCAAACGACTAAATCCAACAAATTATGCTTCAACCAACATGATGATAAGCGGATAGTACAATCcgataatatacatacctacgcCCACGGACATTTTAAGATCaactgttaa